Proteins found in one Plectropomus leopardus isolate mb chromosome 9, YSFRI_Pleo_2.0, whole genome shotgun sequence genomic segment:
- the zic6 gene encoding zic family member 6 — translation MTSLSRFSGCPLSCVNPGESNTEPSVVLPPLAGEHMGLPTGSSLKLCPSHNLRDYHETRSSAYVDHSVPNFSDSGYPSHRLEHSPRGIIIGANLSGAGMPPVTDQLASRTNQHGGIGRYRDFPGYRDNRSHAFFSSYQEQAHASTDASRELGSQMMLGLPGDLLSRTHPYGQTISPKGNSQQLVSQFLGLYKPLNMAIQRGGGDAFLRCPKQTVKHELVCKWSDGQEGAGKLSCSRAFGTMYELVTHVTVEHVGGPDHSEYVCHWENCARDRKPFKAKYKLVNHVRVHTGEKPFPCPFHGCEKVFARSENLKIHKRTHTGEKPFKCEFEGCNRRFANSSDRKKHSHVHSSDKPYMCKVRGCDKCYTHPSSLRKHMKLHCNKAHVAKSDDARPGEGGQVAEARSTRVPDGAHISPPHPPTSTQDVPLSPESRDESTSRSRFHHTFDSSLDYSTHRSQPLLDPLLLQRGSYRSQSSQYPCGQTGHTFAQSSRTFPSTSPFQKSIVNGWYTCHSGVDSFPPKQCNNVPSL, via the exons atgacaagCCTTTCGAGGTTTAGTGGCTGCCCTCTCTCTTGCGTCAACCCCGGGGAGAGCAATACTGAACCCAGCGTGGTGCTGCCACCTTTGGCAGGAGAGCACATGGGACTCCCCACTGGCAGTTCCTTAAAACTCTGCCCCTCGCACAATTTGCGAGACTACCACGAGACGAGGTCCAGTGCATATGTTGACCATTCGGTTCCCAATTTTTCAGACTCTGGATACCCCAGCCACCGGTTAGAGCACAGCCCTAGGGGCATTATCATTGGAGCCAATCTTTCTGGAGCCGGCATGCCACCCGTCACTGATCAACTGGCATCAAGAACTAACCAACATGGCGGGATTGGAAGGTATCGTGACTTTCCTGGCTACAGAGACAACAGGAGCCATGCTTTTTTCTCAAGTTATCAGGAGCAGGCCCACGCCTCCACCGACGCATCCCGAGAGCTCGGCAGCCAGATGATGCTGGGGCTACCTGGCGACCTCCTCAGCCGGACTCACCCTTATGGGCAAACTATCAGCCCCAAGGGAAACAGCCAGCAACTTGTCTCACAATTTCTGGGTCTCTACAAACCCCTTAACATGGCAATTCAGCGTGGAGGAGGCGACGCTTTCCTCAGGTGCCCCAAACAAACAGTGAAGCACGAGCTGGTGTGCAAGTGGAGTGACGGCCAAGAGGGGGCTGGGAAGCTGTCCTGCTCCAGAGCCTTCGGGACCATGTATGAACTTGTCACCCATGTGACAGTGGAGCATGTCGGAGGACCAGATCACTCTGAATATGTGTGTCACTGGGAGAATTGTGCGCGAGACAGGAAGCCTTTCAAAGCCAAATACAAGCTGGTGAACCACGTCAGAGTCCACACAGGGGAAAAGCCCTTTCCCTGCCCCTTTCACGGCTGTGAGAAAGTTTTTGCAAGATcagaaaatcttaaaatccaCAAGAGGACTCACACAG GTGAAAAACCGTTTAAATGTGAGTTCGAGGGCTGCAACCGGAGGTTTGCGAACAGCAGCGACAGAAAGAAGCACTCTCACGTGCACTCCAGTGACAAACCCTACATGTGCAAGGTCAGGGGCTGCGACAAGTGTTACACCCACCCGAGCTCCCTGCGAAAGCATATGAAGCTGCACTGCAACAAGGCCCACGTCGCCAAAAGCGATGACGCGCGTCCCGGTGAAGGGGGTCAAGTCGCGGAGGCCAGGTCAACCCGAGTCCCGGATGGAGCCCATATCAGCCCTCCGCACCCCCCAACCTCAACTCAAGATGTCCCCCTGTCCCCAGAGAGTCGAGACGAGTCGACCTCCAGGTCACGTTTCCATCACACGTTTGACAGCAGTTTGGACTACTCCACACACAGGTCACAGCCCCTCTTGGACCCTTTGTTGCTCCAGAGAGGCAGCTACAGGTCCCAGTCCTCCCAGTACCCCTGCGGCCAGACAGGTCACACTTTTGCCCAGAGCTCAAGGACTTTCCCCTCCACTTCTCCCTTTCAGAAAAGTATTGTCAATGGATGGTACACATGCCACAGCGGCGTGGACTCTTTCCCACCAAAGCAATGCAACAACGTCCCCTCTCTTTGA